One Stigmatella aurantiaca genomic region harbors:
- a CDS encoding ATP-dependent Clp protease adaptor ClpS codes for MAQKFENDENVVTETRPEKKLKKPTLYKVLLHNDNYTTREFVVAVLKEIFHKSEGDAVQIMLHVHYNGIGVAGVYTYEVAETKVKTVEDAARDNGYPLRLSMEPEEG; via the coding sequence ATGGCCCAGAAGTTCGAAAACGACGAGAACGTCGTCACCGAGACCCGCCCCGAGAAGAAGCTCAAGAAGCCCACCCTCTACAAGGTGCTTCTGCACAACGACAACTACACGACGCGGGAGTTCGTGGTCGCGGTCCTCAAGGAAATCTTCCACAAGTCCGAGGGCGATGCCGTGCAGATCATGCTGCATGTTCATTACAACGGCATCGGCGTGGCGGGCGTTTATACCTATGAGGTCGCCGAGACGAAGGTAAAGACCGTAGAGGATGCAGCCCGGGACAATGGGTACCCGCTGCGACTCTCGATGGAACCAGAGGAAGGTTGA